The following are from one region of the Gambusia affinis linkage group LG02, SWU_Gaff_1.0, whole genome shotgun sequence genome:
- the chrna3 gene encoding neuronal acetylcholine receptor subunit alpha-3 isoform X1 has protein sequence MYDMHFCIKKNPAVADPCLTIFSGAGGTCSEAEHKLFSVIFSHYNQYIRPVENVSDPVIVQFEVSMSQLVKVDEVNQIMETNLWLRHIWNDYKLKWDPKAFGGVEFIRVPSNRIWKPDIVLYNNAVGDFQVDDKTKALLRYNGDVTWIPPAIFKSSCKIDVTYFPFDYQNCTMKFGSWTYDKAKIDLVLIGSTINLKDFWETGEWIIIDAPGYKHDIKYNCCEEIYTDITYSLYIRRLPLFYTINMIIPCLLISFLTVLVFYLPSDCGEKVTLCISVLLSLTVFLLVITETIPSTSLVIPLIGEYLLFTMIFVTLSIVITVFVLNVHYRTPKTHTMPCWVRHVFLGLLPRVMFMTRPERDPEKVTVAGSVETMHLRTCAVHSSGTLQKQHKPQALASSVMSSLTNRQRLFNNADLSNLNNLSEDSSKCVSSGVLCCEGRCNCCWQKRSGKLPSDSGGGSGALGSLGALTGSTGAGVRQDSHCSSSESLDGGVMSLLPLSPEVREAIESVKYIAENMRLQNEAKEVQDDWKYVAMVIDRIFLWVFVLVCILGTAGLFLQPLLLGEDI, from the exons atgtatgacATGCATTTCTGCATTAAGAAAAATCCTGCAGTTGCCGATCCATGTCTGACAATTTTCTCCGGTGCAGGAGGCACATGTTCAGAAGCAGAGCACAAGCTCTTCTCAGTGATATTCTCCCACTACAATCAGTACATACGGCCTGTGGAAAATGTGTCTGATCCGGTCATTGTGCAGTTTGAGGTGTCCATGTCACAGCTGGTCAAAGTG GATGAAGTCAATCAGATCATGGAGACCAATCTGTGGCTGAGACAT ATTTGGAATGACTATAAACTCAAATGGGATCCCAAAGCTTTTGGCGGCGTGGAGTTCATCCGAGTACCATCGAACAGAATTTGGAAGCCAGACATTGTTCTTTATAATAA TGCAGTTGGAGATTTTCAGGTAGATGACAAAACAAAGGCTCTCCTTCGCTACAACGGTGACGTCACTTGGATCCCACCAGCTATATTTAAAAGCTCCTGCAAGATCGATGTTACATACTTCCCCTTCGACTACCAAAACTGCACCATGAAGTTTGGTTCCTGGACTTATGACAAGGCCAAGATTGACCTTGTGCTGATTGGTTCAACTATCAACCTCAAGGACTTCTGGGAGACTGGCGAGTGGATAATCATTGACGCCCCTGGCTACAAGCATGATATCAAGTACAACTGCTGTGAGGAGATCTACACTGATATTACTTACTCCTTGTACATCCGTCGCTTGCCTCTTTTCTATACAATCAACATGATCATCCCCTGCCTCTTAATCTCCTTCCTGACAGTGCTCGTCTTCTATCTGCCCTCTGACTGTGGTGAGAAAGTCACGCTGTGCATCTCCGTCTTGCTGTCTTTGACTGTCTTTCTTCTCGTCATAACAGAGACCATTCCCTCTACCTCCCTAGTCATACCTTTGATTGGCGAATACCTCCTGTTCACAATGATTTTCGTCACTCTCTCCATTGTCATTACCGTTTTTGTCTTGAATGTGCACTACCGCACACCGAAGACACACACCATGCCCTGCTGGGTGCGGCATGTGTTTCTAGGACTGCTGCCCAGAGTGATGTTCATGACCAGGCCAGAGAGGGACCCGGAGAAGGTGACGGTGGCTGGAAGTGTTGAGACAATGCATCTGAGAACCTGCGCTGTCCACTCTTCAGGCACTCTGCAAAAGCAACACAAGCCCCAAGCTTTGGCATCCAGCGTTATGTCGAGCCTGACTAATCGCCAGAGGCTTTTCAACAACGCAGACCTCTCCAACCTGAATAACCTGAGCGAAGACTCTAGTAAATGTGTCAGCTCTGGAGTCCTGTGCTGTGAGGGCCGATGTAACTGCTGTTGGCAGAAGAGATCGGGCAAACTGCCTTCGGACTCTGGTGGTGGAAGTGGTGCACTGGGCAGCCTGGGGGCCCTGACTGGTAGCACTGGTGCTGGGGTCAGACAGGACAGTCATTGCTCCAGTTCTGAGTCTCTAGATGGGGGAGTTATGTCCCTTTTGCCTCTTTCTCCTGAGGTCAGGGAGGCAATTGAAAGTGTTAAATACATAGCAGAAAACATGAGACTTCAGAACGAAGCTAAAGAG GTTCAGGATGACTGGAAGtatgttgccatggttattgaCAGGATCTTCCTTTGGGTTTTTGTGCTTGTCTGCATCCTGGGGACAGCTGGCCTCTTCCTCCAGCCTTTATTACTTGGGGAGGATATttga
- the chrna3 gene encoding neuronal acetylcholine receptor subunit alpha-3 isoform X2 codes for MDNRFDFIFLSCLLFLYLLSGGTCSEAEHKLFSVIFSHYNQYIRPVENVSDPVIVQFEVSMSQLVKVDEVNQIMETNLWLRHIWNDYKLKWDPKAFGGVEFIRVPSNRIWKPDIVLYNNAVGDFQVDDKTKALLRYNGDVTWIPPAIFKSSCKIDVTYFPFDYQNCTMKFGSWTYDKAKIDLVLIGSTINLKDFWETGEWIIIDAPGYKHDIKYNCCEEIYTDITYSLYIRRLPLFYTINMIIPCLLISFLTVLVFYLPSDCGEKVTLCISVLLSLTVFLLVITETIPSTSLVIPLIGEYLLFTMIFVTLSIVITVFVLNVHYRTPKTHTMPCWVRHVFLGLLPRVMFMTRPERDPEKVTVAGSVETMHLRTCAVHSSGTLQKQHKPQALASSVMSSLTNRQRLFNNADLSNLNNLSEDSSKCVSSGVLCCEGRCNCCWQKRSGKLPSDSGGGSGALGSLGALTGSTGAGVRQDSHCSSSESLDGGVMSLLPLSPEVREAIESVKYIAENMRLQNEAKEVQDDWKYVAMVIDRIFLWVFVLVCILGTAGLFLQPLLLGEDI; via the exons ATGGATAACAGATTTGACTTCATATTTCttagttgtttgttgtttttatatctgtTGTCAG GAGGCACATGTTCAGAAGCAGAGCACAAGCTCTTCTCAGTGATATTCTCCCACTACAATCAGTACATACGGCCTGTGGAAAATGTGTCTGATCCGGTCATTGTGCAGTTTGAGGTGTCCATGTCACAGCTGGTCAAAGTG GATGAAGTCAATCAGATCATGGAGACCAATCTGTGGCTGAGACAT ATTTGGAATGACTATAAACTCAAATGGGATCCCAAAGCTTTTGGCGGCGTGGAGTTCATCCGAGTACCATCGAACAGAATTTGGAAGCCAGACATTGTTCTTTATAATAA TGCAGTTGGAGATTTTCAGGTAGATGACAAAACAAAGGCTCTCCTTCGCTACAACGGTGACGTCACTTGGATCCCACCAGCTATATTTAAAAGCTCCTGCAAGATCGATGTTACATACTTCCCCTTCGACTACCAAAACTGCACCATGAAGTTTGGTTCCTGGACTTATGACAAGGCCAAGATTGACCTTGTGCTGATTGGTTCAACTATCAACCTCAAGGACTTCTGGGAGACTGGCGAGTGGATAATCATTGACGCCCCTGGCTACAAGCATGATATCAAGTACAACTGCTGTGAGGAGATCTACACTGATATTACTTACTCCTTGTACATCCGTCGCTTGCCTCTTTTCTATACAATCAACATGATCATCCCCTGCCTCTTAATCTCCTTCCTGACAGTGCTCGTCTTCTATCTGCCCTCTGACTGTGGTGAGAAAGTCACGCTGTGCATCTCCGTCTTGCTGTCTTTGACTGTCTTTCTTCTCGTCATAACAGAGACCATTCCCTCTACCTCCCTAGTCATACCTTTGATTGGCGAATACCTCCTGTTCACAATGATTTTCGTCACTCTCTCCATTGTCATTACCGTTTTTGTCTTGAATGTGCACTACCGCACACCGAAGACACACACCATGCCCTGCTGGGTGCGGCATGTGTTTCTAGGACTGCTGCCCAGAGTGATGTTCATGACCAGGCCAGAGAGGGACCCGGAGAAGGTGACGGTGGCTGGAAGTGTTGAGACAATGCATCTGAGAACCTGCGCTGTCCACTCTTCAGGCACTCTGCAAAAGCAACACAAGCCCCAAGCTTTGGCATCCAGCGTTATGTCGAGCCTGACTAATCGCCAGAGGCTTTTCAACAACGCAGACCTCTCCAACCTGAATAACCTGAGCGAAGACTCTAGTAAATGTGTCAGCTCTGGAGTCCTGTGCTGTGAGGGCCGATGTAACTGCTGTTGGCAGAAGAGATCGGGCAAACTGCCTTCGGACTCTGGTGGTGGAAGTGGTGCACTGGGCAGCCTGGGGGCCCTGACTGGTAGCACTGGTGCTGGGGTCAGACAGGACAGTCATTGCTCCAGTTCTGAGTCTCTAGATGGGGGAGTTATGTCCCTTTTGCCTCTTTCTCCTGAGGTCAGGGAGGCAATTGAAAGTGTTAAATACATAGCAGAAAACATGAGACTTCAGAACGAAGCTAAAGAG GTTCAGGATGACTGGAAGtatgttgccatggttattgaCAGGATCTTCCTTTGGGTTTTTGTGCTTGTCTGCATCCTGGGGACAGCTGGCCTCTTCCTCCAGCCTTTATTACTTGGGGAGGATATttga